The window GTTGTTTCTGTAATAAAAGAAAGCTCTTTTTTTAGTTCACCAAACCTTTTATCACCATTTTTTAAATGGCAGAGGATAACTCCTTTCCATCTTCCTCCAATGAGATCCATGACAAAACTTACTGCACAGGGATACGATTTTTGATCTACATTGATGTATGAGGCCTCACATTTTTTTTCCATTTTTTTAATAGTATCTATATTGATAGTTATTTTATGCTAATAATGCAGGATTTATTTTTACACAATATTAACCAGAATAAAAGAAATATAAAAATGTACCAACTAGCACAAATTAATGTTGCCCGAATGAAAGGAATCAATATAGAAGATCCTGTAATGAATGAGTTTGTCAGTCATTTTGATTTGGTAAACCAATTGGCGGAAGAAAGTGAAGGATTCATATGGAGGCTGAAAGATGATGAGAATAATGCTACAAGCTTTAATCCATTTAATGATGAACAAGTTATTATCAATTTATCAGTATGGAGAAATATAGAATCATTGGAAGACTATACCTATAAAACATTTCATGTTGATTTTCTGAGAAGAAGAAGAGAGTGGTTTCAAAAATATGGAAAGGCCCATTATGCTCTGTGGTGGATTGAAGAGGGTAACTATCCAAATATAGAGGAGGCCGTGCAACGATTAGAGTATTTACAGGAAAATGGTCCATCTTCTTATGCATTTAATTTTCAGTCTGCTTTTCAAAAGCCATAGATAGATGTATCATGATATAAAGAGAATAGAGATATTTCATGTAAGAGTAATAATATCCCGTGTATTTAATGAAAGTATACGGGATATTCAATTTATATAGTAAAACGCATTTTTTAATGAGGGAGAGTACTGTTGTTATGTGTTATGGTTTTATTCTTTATATAGGGGATTGTATGAGTATGCTACTCTATTTTAAGATAAAATAACTTTAAGGATTTTAAAAACTTTCTTTTTATTTAGAATAATTATAATTAATTTTGCCATCTAAATATTTTAAGGGTGAAATTATCGTTATTAGCAGGTGCTGTTTTTCTAACAGCAGGCGGACTCTTGTCTGCTCAAAAAGTAGAATTTTATCATAATGGACAACT of the Chryseobacterium viscerum genome contains:
- a CDS encoding DUF3291 domain-containing protein, whose translation is MYQLAQINVARMKGINIEDPVMNEFVSHFDLVNQLAEESEGFIWRLKDDENNATSFNPFNDEQVIINLSVWRNIESLEDYTYKTFHVDFLRRRREWFQKYGKAHYALWWIEEGNYPNIEEAVQRLEYLQENGPSSYAFNFQSAFQKP
- a CDS encoding winged helix-turn-helix transcriptional regulator gives rise to the protein MEKKCEASYINVDQKSYPCAVSFVMDLIGGRWKGVILCHLKNGDKRFGELKKELSFITETTLSIQLRQLERDQLITRTVFGTKPPVKVVYSLSDSGLSFIPLLDHINDWGKTILESKKVQ